ATGCTCTCGGCCAGGGTGGCCATCCCCGTGCAGCCGAGGACGATGACCTCCGCCCCGTCCCGGTCCCTGGCCAAGCGGGCCTGGCGGACGGCCACTTCGACCGTCCGTTCGGGCTTCGAGAGCAGGTCCAGAACTGGGATCCCCAGCTCGATCACTGAAGCCAGGCGATCCTGCAAGCCAAGGACCCGGGCCTGGGTGTAGTGGCGTCCAGCCAGACTCCGCTTCACCGTAAGGACCGCGAAGGAGTGCCCAAGCAGACAGGCGAGGAGCATCGCGCTCTCGCCGGGGCCGCCGATGGGCAGGTCGACGGCTTCGCGGGCGGCGATGACCCCCGGATCGAGGAAGCAATTGACCAACATGCCGTCGCAATCCGGGGCGCCCTCGAGGACCCGCCGCAGGACCCGGGGGATAGCCAGCGTCTCGTAATACGCCCCCTCCAGCGAGCTCGGCCCGCCCTCCAAGCTGACTACGTCAATGACCGTCCCGGCTCGCGCCTGACGGCGAAAATAGGCCCCGTCCGAGTCGTCCCAGAAGTCCGTACCGACCGGGTTGATGACCATGATCCGGCGGCGGCGCGGCCCGCTCTCAGCGATCATCAAGGCTTACCTCCTTGCCGCCCGTACTTCTCCTGCACCGGGCGCCAGTCGTAGTCGAAGCCGAAGAACCGTGGCACCAGAATGTCC
This DNA window, taken from Bacillota bacterium, encodes the following:
- a CDS encoding aspartate/glutamate racemase family protein — its product is MIAESGPRRRRIMVINPVGTDFWDDSDGAYFRRQARAGTVIDVVSLEGGPSSLEGAYYETLAIPRVLRRVLEGAPDCDGMLVNCFLDPGVIAAREAVDLPIGGPGESAMLLACLLGHSFAVLTVKRSLAGRHYTQARVLGLQDRLASVIELGIPVLDLLSKPERTVEVAVRQARLARDRDGAEVIVLGCTGMATLAESIQKELDVPVVEPAAAALKFVETAIDLGLSHSRAALYRRPETAKISGYALSGRWEAE